Sequence from the Mugil cephalus isolate CIBA_MC_2020 chromosome 20, CIBA_Mcephalus_1.1, whole genome shotgun sequence genome:
CCTGTTCTGTCCCTTTTACTTTCCTCCCCTTGGCCCGCGCGAACCGTCGCCGTGGCCTTTACAGGCCCGGCGCGCTCGTCTTCTAAGCCTCCTTGCAAATTGACACGCTGCCAAAAGACGACGCCATCACCACAGTTATTCTCTCTGCCGTGGTCAATAAAAGTGTTCTCTGGGACCATCACTCTGTAACTGTGACCTTTTAAGACGTCCCTCTCGCTCTTTGTCTCTCCATCGCTCATTCATTTCTCGGTAACCGCCTCACTTTTTCTATATTCCAGCTGGACGGCGGAAGCAGAAAGGTAGTTGCCGTCTCTTACtctgtgacccccccccctccccctccctttttttttttttttgtttctcctctctgaCATCCTCCTGGCTCTCTGCCCCCTGTGTGGGTGTGGTGCGGTGTTGGCCGGGTAGCCGGCCTCGTCTGTTCTCGCTCCCGGAGAGCGGGCGGCTCCCCTCGccctgtctccgtctctccttttttttctgaaactcCGCTTGGTTGTTCCTTTGAAAATTTCAGAGGTTTGTTTTGTCGCACACTGGAAAACTCCTTTGAGTGCGTGTGAGTATGCCTGGACGAAATATCTGACGGGTCAATGGCCGTACTCACAAAGGCCCGTGTGCAGATAAGAGCATGGTTATCCCTGTGTGTCGACTTAATAGACTAATCGCACTTCTCTATGGGGTTACTAATAGCATGTGCTCACATTTCTCCCAGTGGGCGattacagctttattttttttgcattcgcACACAGAATCCAGTGTGcgtttgcatttgtgtgtgcgtcctccCTGATTTCCTCTATATGCATACTTCTTTGGGTACTTTTttcgctgtgtgtgtttgtcgttTGTACTGTGTGTCATGTCGGCTGGCTGCAAACCTCACCGGAGCACAGCGCAGCAGACTAACCTGTTTGTTTCCCGACGACCTCCcggtaaccccccccccctccccttcatGTCCTGCTCTGTTGATTGGCAGCTAACACGCCGTCGGCCCCCCTAGCTCTGATGCCACCGCCGCCTTCTAACGCGATCCACGTGAACAGCGTCGGCCGCTTGCAGATGCAGCTCCATCTGCACGGCCTGCAGCAAAACGCCACGGACCTGCGCAAACAGCTCACCCAGCTACGCAAGACACAGGTACATGATATCCTGTGTGCAGATTCTTTCAAACTGTGATGTTATTATCAGCTCTTTGTGGTACCTGTGAAATACTTTGCATAATGTTTGAGTTTGTAACTTATCTTCCACCGCTTTAACTGTAGgttttatacacatttatacATGAATAATATGCcatttaaacagaaattatACACTTACAATAGGGGAAAgcaggaaaacatttttcaaaccAGTGGAATCGCAGGAAATATAAATACGAATTAAAGTCAAATGAAAGGTGGTAAAACCGAGGTTATCGCAGCTGATGCAGTCGCATTAGTCAGAGCGAAAGGAGGTGTAATGCATCAAACGGCAGGGAAAAGTAGAGCAGCCCCGTCCTCACCGGCTCTCCGAAAGTTCCTGCCTCCAGACGAGCGTAACGGAGgcgagtgtgttttttgtttgcggCGTTTAAAGCGCGCGGCGTAAAAAGCGAATCGGCTCCTCGTCCCGACGAGGCTGCATAATTCACGGCCCGGCGTCGGTGAGCGAAAGTGTCGGCGTTGCGCTCGGCGGATTATTTTCCGGAGAAACCGGGACGCCGTCTACGTGTTCACATGAACTCGGAGGCGTTTTCGCTCGAGTGAAATGGAAATGTCTGGATTGACAGTTGACTCACCTGCGATGTCTGTGGAGAGTTGGTGGCATGCAGGTCATACATATTGCAAGACCACAGTATTCAAGTGTGACTTCCACCGATTCTGCAAAGCTTGTAGAAAGGGGCTAAATTATACTAGAcgtatttcttttcttcagtaTTTCAACATGTATGTATAGTAGCCACCGCACCTATAGTAAAAAGCATGTGCAGGTTTTCATCCCTGTGCTGTATGACACAATGAGGCCACGCTGTCTTCGGAGGATTAATAATGCACCGAGAAGTATACACAATCGATACAGAATTACACAAACTGCCATGAGGAAGACTTAACAAAAATGTGGAGATGAGATCCTTACGCACCGTATATCATTCATCTCTTATTCAGTAGGTGCCAAGCTCACTGCGAGAGGTGATTAGTTAAATGACTTGCAGAGGAGTGGAGTTTCcttaagaagaaaagaaagagtaaTATGTTATAAACATGCAGTGCTTGTATTTGCACCGATCAGAGGGGCTCATTAAACTGATCAAATAGTAGTTTCCTGTTTACGCGTGGACGCGCGTGACCTCTGCACCTGAGCGTATATTGTTGCCCGTGGCGATGGCCGACAGCTTGAATTTCACATGTGGCTCATGAATTATAcaaggagggagagggtgaaGGAGAGACAGGCAGCTGAGTGAGGAGCAGcatgatataaataaataaataaataaaataaaatcaactctTGTAAATGCGTATAGTATTCCGCTTTAATATGCTTCCTTATTTTTAGCCTTGTGGATCTGCACCACTGCTGCTGGCTGTATAATACAAGGTTGTCATAAATGTTTGCTGTATTGTTGTCGTGCTTCACTTCCCAGAACATAAGGCCGAtcaattattaatttttctcGCTCACCAGGTGATTGCATCTGGGGGAGTTGTCTTACATGCATTAGTCCTGTAGAATAGTCCGTCCGTGACGCCGAGAGGGAGCCGAGCTCACACTCCCAGAGAGCCTCCGCTTCCTTCCCGGCGTCCCTGCTCCCTGCTTTCGGTTAAATATTATATGCACAGATGAATACGTGCTGCTCAGATCATGACGCCTCAAACtcaaaaataagaagaagaagaagaaggagcagcgaGCGATTACTCAGAATGTTCTCAGGCGACGAGGCAGACAAGGTCATCGAGTTAGATAAGAGGATGTAGCCTGTGCTCAGGAGGATAGGACAAAACAAAGAGTGCAGTTGAGTTAATAAAGTCTGTTTTGTTCCAATTGTCCCCCTTGATGTTGCGTCGCTATTCCGCAATCGCCGTAAAAGCGCATCTCACGACATCAACCAGCTATTCTCCTAAGACCGGCAGTGCCAACATTGATGTAATTcttttgaaaatatttgctgAGTGTATAACATGAGCTGCTGAAGTCGGAGCAGCCTGCACCGTGTTTGCATTTCAGTGACATTGCGCTTGGTGTGTGCAGATAGAGAACCAGGACTCCGTGCGAACGCTGCTGAAGAGGACGGAAGCGGAGTTGAATGTGCGTGTGGCCGACGCCCTGAGGAAGCAGGAGGATCCTCTGCAGAgacagcgcctcctggtggaggaggagagactcAAGTATCTCAATGAAGAGGAGCTCATCATCCAGCAACTCCAGTCAGTGACAGTGCAaagcttatttttattgttttctgtaaatCTTTTAATATCATATCACAAAATAGAATGCGTCTCCAATTCCAAGCAAGTGCAAGTGTGGTGCGGTATATACTTTGGCAGTTGTATGGTTTAATATGACTTCTTAACACATCCTCCATAATTGCTCAgacgtgttaaaaaaaaaaaaaagttcatatcTGTTCCACAATTATATGACTCACGGGGTGATGCAGAGACAGGATGAAATTGTAGCTGTAATTAAGCATCAAGATGCTTATTAAGATCTGAGGTGCAAGATTGTCCAGCAGCTAATTAAAGTGACTGCAAAACGAGCGCGTTACCTTGAGATTTAATAACCAGATACCTCACTTCAGACGGTCACCGCGGCTCTAGGATTTCACCGTGAGTGGCGGGAGAGTTCCCGAATCACAGCCTGAGCAGCATTTGTGTTTGAGAATAATTGGTTGAACTGCTGGATGATCTCCGCTAATCGATTTCTGTTATTCTCCTCGACTAGTGGCAGCCGGCTATTATGTTTGTTAATTACACTCTTATTCAAAGAGTGAATCCTTGTCTGGATAGCCATACTATGTTCTAATGCTTCTTGACTGAATCCGTCGACATTGACTAGTATGGGACGTGATGTAATGTGGCATCAGCTGTTGGCCTCTGCTGTATAACCCCGCTCGTTCCTCTGTAGTGTTGGGGTGGAGAGTAAGTCATCGCTTTGAGGGTTTTCCACTTGAAGTGGCAGATTTGAGGCTATAAAGTGTTGCACAAAGGTTGTGAAAGTAAATTTTCAAacacagattcacacacacttttgttcTTCCTTTCTAACACCAGTGTACGTATAAATCACTGGTCTTGTTTGTTAAGACattatatgttatttttttaatttccttcatAAAACTTTCAGATATCCGCTCCATCCTCCTCCGGTTCTTCTGTCCAGAACTGTTGATGTAGCTGCCAGTTGATTGATAGACAGTTTGCTGGCAGCGTTTTTTACCGAAACTTGACTAAATGATTCTGAGACAAATATTTAAGATAAGCTTTTAAGCGTACCCGAGGGATCCGTGGCGTTCAGCCTTCTGTCTTTTTCCGTCTCAGCGACCTGGAGAAGTCCGTGGAGGAGATCCAGAAGGAGTCGTCTGTCAACCACAAGCTGGTGACAgtgcaggagctggaggagaaggccACCGTTCTGAGAAAGCTGGGAGAAACACTCACGGAGCTGAAGAGTGAGTCATTCGCATTCTGTGCGCAAGCCacgaaacagaaaacaaagtctCTTGCTCTGGTGGACCGTTTATTAAACCCTAATTACTCACCAAACACTCTTGGTCACCCACAGCCAGTCAGAAACATTTAATCAGTCTCAGATTGCCCATTTATAGTAGTTCAAAAAATTTTATATCTGATTACCACAAAAGTCTTTTAGCAGCTTTCAGCAGTGATTGAGAGAGTGTAgttgacttcctgtttcactcCCGTGCTTTCTCCTGCAGATCAATTCCCAGGCCTGCAGAGTAAGATGCGGGTGGTGCTccgggtggaggtggaggccgTCAAATTCCTTAAAGAAGAGCCGCACAGACTGGATGCCCTGTTAAAACGCTGCAAGACCATAACAGACACCCTCGCCACGATGCGCAAGTACGAACCGGCTCCGACATCTGTACCCGCGTCACAGTTTATTGGCCTGTTACACTTAGTTAGAAACCAGAAAAGTCCGATATATCGACAAAGAAGCTTTTGTCTATGTTTTGCCGCAGTCATAAATGTCAAATGTCCAACATTAGTAACTGTACTTAACTGGAGCATGATGTACCATTTCTACATCTGCCAAATATGTCTCCCCTCTTTGTGCATCAACAGATCATATGGATTTTCATAAAATGTGGTGGAAAGCATCAAGGAAAACTGTTTAGATATTTTTGTTGAGCCAGTTCAGGGACCGCTGAGGATCACTGAATGCCGAATAGTCAGAGAAATCATTTCAAAGCATACAAAATATTCCTGCATTCAAGCTGCAAGTATTCCGGTGGTGAAGTGGCACAACTGGAGGACTCTGCCATGAAAGCCCTTTTCAGTCACGCAAAGAAtgactttttcatttcaaactgagtGTGGACTCGGACTAATTCGCCCTTCAGCACTCTGTCTCCTAATCAGCCCTGCATCCAGAAAGCATCTCACTTTCTCGTTTAATTAGTCTTTCTGATAAAAGagctgatcttttttttgtctcctctttTTTTGGGTAGTTTTACAAGCAGAAGTCAGTGCTTGCagccttcagtgtgtttttaaagtatttCCACTTGATGTCAtgtataattaatattttagttcatgtaacatttcaaactgttgatgaatgacttcttcctcttccGTGTCTGGCCAGACAAGCCAATGAGGGGGTGTGGAAGAAACAGGAAGACTTCTCCAATCCTTCATCAAAGCACAACGAGGACTTGAGAAAGTTCCCGGACTTTGACATCCCCACGAGCCCCCCGCTCACCATCAACGACCTCGGCGGAAACAGCCTGTCCAACTGGAGCCCCCACGCTAGCCTCAGCCGTGGACACGGGAACCCGTCTGGCCCCCACAAGGACAATCATCCTCCCGTCCCCCACAAGGGCAAAgccctggaggagctggagcggCGCGCTGCCGCCGACAAAGCTCTGTCCGTGGAGGTCCGACTGGtaggttttttttctcacacctACTCTACATACTGTCTTACAAATCATATCATAATACAGTAAGGCGCCATTACATTTGTGGGTTTAGAAACATCCACCTCTTCACTTCACAGGCAGCAGAGCGGGACTGGGAGGAGAAGCGGGCCAGTCTAACCCAGTACAGCGCCCAGGACATCAATCGGCTGCTGGAGGAGACCCAGGCCGAGCTAATGAAGGCCATCCCAGACCTGGACTTTGCTGCCAAGCAGATCAagccctcctccaacacaccgtCCGCCCACGCCCTGCAGAGCGGCACAGGGAACCCAGAGCACCGCGTCAGCAAACCCCAGCACAAGCTCTCTGGGAAAGAGGGAGGATCCAGGCGTGGTTCTGGTGCGATGGAGAGCTCTGTGTCGAGAGCTGAATACATGAAATACATGAATTCCttctaaaaatgtctttttttccccccagatgAGCTGACGGTACCTCGATATCGCACAGAGAAACCCTCCAagtctcctccacctcctccacccagACGCAGTTTCCCTTCTTCTCCTGGAATAACTTCTCGCAGTGGAGAGCCATTAATTCCTGGGAAAAGCATAAAGGTAAcacattaaaaattcatatacTTACTTGCGCAGTTTTTACACCGACGCTGCATTGTATTGAGAGTTCTCCAATTGCCACATTTTTCGTGAGCAGGCCGGCAAAAAGTTTTAGCTGAGAGCCgcgttttgttttattccagaAATCCGAATCTGAGGAGAACGAGGGCCAGAAGCCTCACGTGAAGCTGAGAAGGGCCGTGTCCGAGAACCCTCGTCCCGCGTCCACACCGCCCACTCTGGCTTCTGGGgacaaggaggaaggagaggaggagaaaatagCTGCCGAGCTGGAGGTAAATGGGGCATTTGTTAATCGTCGTGTAGATCATATCCCAAATACTCCGATGTTCATGAATGGGAAAGCGACGGCCTTTTTATTAGTTGTGTTCATACGTCGGCGCTCTTCCACCGCTCGACGCGCATGCGAATATCCTCGCCATCATTACCACATGTTCAAGCAGCAGGTGCCATATGTCCCCTCGCCCCTAGCACGGGGAGAGCCCAAAGATCACATACTGCTCAGTCACTCACATCATCACTCAGGGCTCACAGATCACAGCCAGGCAGATGGACCCTGATAGCTGCTTGAGCTGTGTTTTGAGACGGCCTGCTGGAAATTTCACGGCTCAAAGAGACAACAGTAACTGATGTTGATTATTCTGCAGCTAATTGTGTGTTTCATCTTAATATTAACGTTTTTGTGAACTCAAttttcccccctccccagcTGTTTGAGAGAGTCCCCCTCAGGCTCTCGCTCCCCCCTCCCCGCTCCCTTCATGTTAGCCCACACAGCAGGAAAAGCCTACCCCCCTCCGGACTGGACCTGTGGCCCTCTGAGGCCTCAGGGACTGAGGTAACGCTCCGGCTGACCCTGAGCAGTATGGATTGCTGCCCTGTTAAagcctctgtctctgctcttctTAACCCCGCAACCACACAGAGGAACCACCAGCCACTGTTCTTTTAACGCGGTTGTTGTATTTTGGGCACAAACCTTGTGCAGTTcatgttgtgctgtttgtgtgttgtgagcAGTTACTATGCACAGGAAATACAGACTTTGTTCTTGCAACTGTTTCCAAACAAGTATATTGCATTACTTAGACATTACAGACAAGCTGGTAACATCACTTTCCTTCTTCCTTGGTTGTgcttgtgtgttatttatacAGAGATGATCAGTCTCAAATGACCGTGTTTAAATCTAAACCTCAAGTACTTTCTTCATTTGTAGGGAAGGCACTTTTCTCCCGTCCCCCACATCGTGTTGACTGAGTGTTTGCCATCTTCATCCCCATCAGAGGATCCTGTCAGAGATTTAGCAAATAACCCTGTCAGCGAGAGTCCGTCGCGAGATTGGACCGGTCACCGCTCAGTCTACGAGTCTGTCGTTTCGAGCGAAAGACATTTGCAGGGATTTGAGAGCCCTCCTCAGAGGGATCAGTGTTGTTTGGATAAAGAAAGGGAACAGGAAGTGGCCCTGCTCTTGACAGAGCTGGAGATGAGGGTGGTGTCGCCTCACAAGGCCCGAGAACTGAGCAGGACGGGGGTTCTGCAGACTCTAACCATCTCACCAGAGATGGAAGAAGCCTCTAAGGTCCGGCTGAGTGAACGGCCTCTCCTAGTGCTctttggggagaaaaaaactgCCAGAGAGGCCTACAAACTCCTATATTCCCTCCTGGAGTCGTCCAAACCCGTTCCCAAACCCAGAGTAATGTCCTCCCACCACCCAGACCCTCACAGATCTCTGCTGAAGACGCTGAGAAGAGGGATAGAGACCGGGGATAGTATTCTGAAACTTCAGCCCACGGCAGAAATAAAGAGGACACCTCAGGTAAATGAGAGCTCAGTGAGCAGCACTCCTGAATGCAGTGAGTCAGACGGCTCCGTGGAGCAGCCGGTCTCAGCCAGCCGGTTGAGAAGGACAGAAGACGTCCGACACAGCACCTACAAGAGGCTGGACAGCTTGGAGGAGACCATTCGAGAGCTGGAGAACACCCTGATAGAGATCAGCGGTCACCCTGCTCCGGAATTCCTCTACACCCAAACAACCACTGCTGCACAGGGACCCGCCTGTGTGACATCAGAGGCCAAGAAGCCGCCGGTCCCACCCAAACCATCACGCACGAGCCCGGCATCAATCCAGGTTTAATTCTCACGTCTGCTGTGTAGCTTCCTGCTCTGCAGCAGCATGCTCTAAAAGCCtttcttcacttcctctctgtgGATGATTTTTTTGGACTTTCAAGCACTTTCGAGCTTCTGATGTCTGCTCCCTGAGTAAATCGGCCTCTAATTCtatttgaaattgaaaatgcatagAGGGGACAGGCACCAGACTTCCTGCCTACTTGTCTTTCCTGCGATTAGTGTTGGACCTGCTGTCCTGCTGAGCCCAGAGTCAATAATTGTTTCTTTATTGAGTTGTCCcggcatctgtttttttttctgtttataaaTCTAGCTAATAGCACCATTGGTAACACTGGCAACAGAAAATAAGTGCGTGGATAA
This genomic interval carries:
- the si:ch211-278a6.1 gene encoding SRC kinase signaling inhibitor 1 isoform X8 gives rise to the protein MKDGEKMKGTAKEQKTKKGFIRRWADPERGGSHMISTDDLEYPREYRTLGNSGRRFSNVGLVHTSEHRHTVSAAQSLEALTNLHKADMERKRDAFMDHLKSKYQQQQQQQQQQQLQHPHHSPHHNPPSPSPSHASMRGSSERSAREQQQPNYWSFKSRSPRHSQSTQSGLADQAAKLSFASAESLETMSEADIPLGFNRMNRFRQSLPLSRSASQNKLRSPDEFSGVLFLQYGDETRRVHITHELSSLDTLHALIVHMFPQKLTAGMLKSPNTAILIKDEARNVFYELEDVRDIQDRSIIKIYRKEPIYASYPAAAHLANGDLRREMVYSSRDSSPTRRLNTLPSSTASASSGSPSRSRLSYSGGRPPSFAGPHPQHEQSRHPHHPSAGHAANVGLSSSPSAILERRDVKPDEEVSAKNMALMKNESLYADPYSLMHEGRLSIASTQSLAAIGDPFSFPVSAGLYRRGSVRSLSTYSAAALQGDLEDSLYKPGGSLYSDTYSSATLGMGFRMPPSSPQKIPDMQLRDRDSYSGSPSRASPVRQTFRKDSASSSVFVESPKSRPSSGSEPLCLPAGPGEGSRATSGFGSSLSGQDSDNSRDHRLERMEAMEKQIASLTGLVQSVLTRAPDSDSTEKTETNSDGSATGTNTPSAPLALMPPPPSNAIHVNSVGRLQMQLHLHGLQQNATDLRKQLTQLRKTQIENQDSVRTLLKRTEAELNVRVADALRKQEDPLQRQRLLVEEERLKYLNEEELIIQQLHDLEKSVEEIQKESSVNHKLVTVQELEEKATVLRKLGETLTELKNQFPGLQSKMRVVLRVEVEAVKFLKEEPHRLDALLKRCKTITDTLATMRKQANEGVWKKQEDFSNPSSKHNEDLRKFPDFDIPTSPPLTINDLGGNSLSNWSPHASLSRGHGNPSGPHKDNHPPVPHKGKALEELERRAAADKALSVEVRLAAERDWEEKRASLTQYSAQDINRLLEETQAELMKAIPDLDFAAKQIKPSSNTPSAHALQSGTGNPEHRVSKPQHKLSGKEGGSRRGSDELTVPRYRTEKPSKSPPPPPPRRSFPSSPGITSRSGEPLIPGKSIKKSESEENEGQKPHVKLRRAVSENPRPASTPPTLASGDKEEGEEEKIAAELEGRHFSPVPHIVLTECLPSSSPSEDPVRDLANNPVSESPSRDWTGHRSVYESVVSSERHLQGFESPPQRDQCCLDKEREQEVALLLTELEMRVVSPHKARELSRTGVLQTLTISPEMEEASKVRLSERPLLVLFGEKKTAREAYKLLYSLLESSKPVPKPRVMSSHHPDPHRSLLKTLRRGIETGDSILKLQPTAEIKRTPQVNESSVSSTPECSESDGSVEQPVSASRLRRTEDVRHSTYKRLDSLEETIRELENTLIEISGHPAPEFLYTQTTTAAQGPACVTSEAKKPPVPPKPSRTSPASIQGGNHSSVGKVLHSSATSKLKHLQQNSTDKTKSGKREDFLKMGQQQTWVTSPLVPQLK
- the si:ch211-278a6.1 gene encoding SRC kinase signaling inhibitor 1 isoform X5; the encoded protein is MKDGEKMKGTAKEQKTKKGFIRRWADPERGGSHMISTDDLEYPREYRTLGNSGRRFSNVGLVHTSEHRHTVSAAQSLEALTNLHKADMERKRDAFMDHLKSKYQQQQQQQQQQQLQHPHHSPHHNPPSPSPSHASMRGSSERSAREQQQPNYWSFKSRSPRHSQSTQSGLADQAAKLSFASAESLETMSEADIPLGFNRMNRFRQSLPLSRSASQNKLRSPDEFSGVLFLQYGDETRRVHITHELSSLDTLHALIVHMFPQKLTAGMLKSPNTAILIKDEARNVFYELEDVRDIQDRSIIKIYRKEPIYASYPAAAHLANGDLRREMVYSSRDSSPTRRLNTLPSSTASASSGSPSRSRLSYSGGRPPSFAGPHPQHEQSRHPHHPSAGHAANVGLSSSPSAILERRDVKPDEEVSAKNMALMKNESLYADPYSLMHEGRLSIASTQSLAAIGDPFSFPVSAGLYRRGSVRSLSTYSAAALQGDLEDSLYKPGGSLYSDTYSSATLGMGFRMPPSSPQKIPDMQLRDRDSYSGSPSRASPVRQTFRKDSASSSVFVESPKSRPSSGSEPLCLPAGPGEGSRATSGFGSSLSGQDSDNSRDHRLERMEAMEKQIASLTGLVQSVLTRAPDSDSTCGLLRLCMMAGCPPDQGTEFSRPLPFSSSEKTETNSDGSATGTGRRKQKANTPSAPLALMPPPPSNAIHVNSVGRLQMQLHLHGLQQNATDLRKQLTQLRKTQIENQDSVRTLLKRTEAELNVRVADALRKQEDPLQRQRLLVEEERLKYLNEEELIIQQLHDLEKSVEEIQKESSVNHKLVTVQELEEKATVLRKLGETLTELKNQFPGLQSKMRVVLRVEVEAVKFLKEEPHRLDALLKRCKTITDTLATMRKQANEGVWKKQEDFSNPSSKHNEDLRKFPDFDIPTSPPLTINDLGGNSLSNWSPHASLSRGHGNPSGPHKDNHPPVPHKGKALEELERRAAADKALSVEVRLAAERDWEEKRASLTQYSAQDINRLLEETQAELMKAIPDLDFAAKQIKPSSNTPSAHALQSGTGNPEHRVSKPQHKLSGKEGGSRRGSDELTVPRYRTEKPSKSPPPPPPRRSFPSSPGITSRSGEPLIPGKSIKKSESEENEGQKPHVKLRRAVSENPRPASTPPTLASGDKEEGEEEKIAAELEGRHFSPVPHIVLTECLPSSSPSEDPVRDLANNPVSESPSRDWTGHRSVYESVVSSERHLQGFESPPQRDQCCLDKEREQEVALLLTELEMRVVSPHKARELSRTGVLQTLTISPEMEEASKVRLSERPLLVLFGEKKTAREAYKLLYSLLESSKPVPKPRVMSSHHPDPHRSLLKTLRRGIETGDSILKLQPTAEIKRTPQVNESSVSSTPECSESDGSVEQPVSASRLRRTEDVRHSTYKRLDSLEETIRELENTLIEISGHPAPEFLYTQTTTAAQGPACVTSEAKKPPVPPKPSRTSPASIQGGNHSSVGKVLHSSATSKLKHLQQNSTDKTKSGKREDFLKMGQQQ
- the si:ch211-278a6.1 gene encoding SRC kinase signaling inhibitor 1 isoform X2; amino-acid sequence: MKDGEKMKGTAKEQKTKKGFIRRWADPERGGSHMISTDDLEYPREYRTLGNSGRRFSNVGLVHTSEHRHTVSAAQSLEALTNLHKADMERKRDAFMDHLKSKYQQQQQQQQQQQLQHPHHSPHHNPPSPSPSHASMRGSSERSAREQQQPNYWSFKSRSPRHSQSTQSGLADQAAKLSFASAESLETMSEADIPLGFNRMNRFRQSLPLSRSASQNKLRSPGVLFLQYGDETRRVHITHELSSLDTLHALIVHMFPQKLTAGMLKSPNTAILIKDEARNVFYELEDVRDIQDRSIIKIYRKEPIYASYPAAAHLANGDLRREMVYSSRDSSPTRRLNTLPSSTASASSGSPSRSRLSYSGGRPPSFAGPHPQHEQSRHPHHPSAGHAANVGLSSSPSAILERRDVKPDEEVSAKNMALMKNESLYADPYSLMHEGRLSIASTQSLAAIGDPFSFPVSAGLYRRGSVRSLSTYSAAALQGDLEDSLYKPGGSLYSDTYSSATLGMGFRMPPSSPQKIPDMQLRDRDSYSGSPSRASPVRQTFRKDSASSSVFVESPKSRPSSGSEPLCLPAGPGEGSRATSGFGSSLSGQDSDNSRDHRLERMEAMEKQIASLTGLVQSVLTRAPDSDSTCGLLRLCMMAGCPPDQGTEFSRPLPFSSSEKTETNSDGSATGTGRRKQKANTPSAPLALMPPPPSNAIHVNSVGRLQMQLHLHGLQQNATDLRKQLTQLRKTQIENQDSVRTLLKRTEAELNVRVADALRKQEDPLQRQRLLVEEERLKYLNEEELIIQQLHDLEKSVEEIQKESSVNHKLVTVQELEEKATVLRKLGETLTELKNQFPGLQSKMRVVLRVEVEAVKFLKEEPHRLDALLKRCKTITDTLATMRKQANEGVWKKQEDFSNPSSKHNEDLRKFPDFDIPTSPPLTINDLGGNSLSNWSPHASLSRGHGNPSGPHKDNHPPVPHKGKALEELERRAAADKALSVEVRLAAERDWEEKRASLTQYSAQDINRLLEETQAELMKAIPDLDFAAKQIKPSSNTPSAHALQSGTGNPEHRVSKPQHKLSGKEGGSRRGSDELTVPRYRTEKPSKSPPPPPPRRSFPSSPGITSRSGEPLIPGKSIKKSESEENEGQKPHVKLRRAVSENPRPASTPPTLASGDKEEGEEEKIAAELEGRHFSPVPHIVLTECLPSSSPSEDPVRDLANNPVSESPSRDWTGHRSVYESVVSSERHLQGFESPPQRDQCCLDKEREQEVALLLTELEMRVVSPHKARELSRTGVLQTLTISPEMEEASKVRLSERPLLVLFGEKKTAREAYKLLYSLLESSKPVPKPRVMSSHHPDPHRSLLKTLRRGIETGDSILKLQPTAEIKRTPQVNESSVSSTPECSESDGSVEQPVSASRLRRTEDVRHSTYKRLDSLEETIRELENTLIEISGHPAPEFLYTQTTTAAQGPACVTSEAKKPPVPPKPSRTSPASIQGGNHSSVGKVLHSSATSKLKHLQQNSTDKTKSGKREDFLKMGQQQTWVTSPLVPQLK
- the si:ch211-278a6.1 gene encoding SRC kinase signaling inhibitor 1 isoform X9 — encoded protein: MSEADIPLGFNRMNRFRQSLPLSRSASQNKLRSPDEFSGVLFLQYGDETRRVHITHELSSLDTLHALIVHMFPQKLTAGMLKSPNTAILIKDEARNVFYELEDVRDIQDRSIIKIYRKEPIYASYPAAAHLANGDLRREMVYSSRDSSPTRRLNTLPSSTASASSGSPSRSRLSYSGGRPPSFAGPHPQHEQSRHPHHPSAGHAANVGLSSSPSAILERRDVKPDEEVSAKNMALMKNESLYADPYSLMHEGRLSIASTQSLAAIGDPFSFPVSAGLYRRGSVRSLSTYSAAALQGDLEDSLYKPGGSLYSDTYSSATLGMGFRMPPSSPQKIPDMQLRDRDSYSGSPSRASPVRQTFRKDSASSSVFVESPKSRPSSGSEPLCLPAGPGEGSRATSGFGSSLSGQDSDNSRDHRLERMEAMEKQIASLTGLVQSVLTRAPDSDSTCGLLRLCMMAGCPPDQGTEFSRPLPFSSSEKTETNSDGSATGTGRRKQKANTPSAPLALMPPPPSNAIHVNSVGRLQMQLHLHGLQQNATDLRKQLTQLRKTQIENQDSVRTLLKRTEAELNVRVADALRKQEDPLQRQRLLVEEERLKYLNEEELIIQQLHDLEKSVEEIQKESSVNHKLVTVQELEEKATVLRKLGETLTELKNQFPGLQSKMRVVLRVEVEAVKFLKEEPHRLDALLKRCKTITDTLATMRKQANEGVWKKQEDFSNPSSKHNEDLRKFPDFDIPTSPPLTINDLGGNSLSNWSPHASLSRGHGNPSGPHKDNHPPVPHKGKALEELERRAAADKALSVEVRLAAERDWEEKRASLTQYSAQDINRLLEETQAELMKAIPDLDFAAKQIKPSSNTPSAHALQSGTGNPEHRVSKPQHKLSGKEGGSRRGSDELTVPRYRTEKPSKSPPPPPPRRSFPSSPGITSRSGEPLIPGKSIKKSESEENEGQKPHVKLRRAVSENPRPASTPPTLASGDKEEGEEEKIAAELEGRHFSPVPHIVLTECLPSSSPSEDPVRDLANNPVSESPSRDWTGHRSVYESVVSSERHLQGFESPPQRDQCCLDKEREQEVALLLTELEMRVVSPHKARELSRTGVLQTLTISPEMEEASKVRLSERPLLVLFGEKKTAREAYKLLYSLLESSKPVPKPRVMSSHHPDPHRSLLKTLRRGIETGDSILKLQPTAEIKRTPQVNESSVSSTPECSESDGSVEQPVSASRLRRTEDVRHSTYKRLDSLEETIRELENTLIEISGHPAPEFLYTQTTTAAQGPACVTSEAKKPPVPPKPSRTSPASIQGGNHSSVGKVLHSSATSKLKHLQQNSTDKTKSGKREDFLKMGQQQTWVTSPLVPQLK